Below is a window of Thermodesulfobacteriota bacterium DNA.
CGCCCGACGGGTGATCCCCGCCTCCCACTCCTCGTCCAGGTGCCGACCAAGGGTCTCGGGTCGGGGCAAGCCGATTGGGGCCGGGGCCCGGGCCAGGGCCCCGGCTGCCTCCGCCGTGCGCAGACTGTGTTCCCAGAGGTCGTAGGCGTGGTAGGAGCCCTGGTCGAACCCCTTCCAACCTTCCAGGAACGGAAAGAGCGCGCCCAGCACCCCGTCCCGCGCCATGGCCCGAAGCGAAGCGCCCGGGCCCGGCAGGTCCAGGACCGCGAAGAGCTCCGTGCGCAGCCGCTCGGGCGACACGCTGCCGAGCCGGGGCGCTGCCTCGGCCAGGAGCCCCGGGAGAGCCTCTTCGAACTCCAGATGCAGGGCGGCCGCAAACCGGTAGGCGCGAAGCACCCGCAGGGGGTCGTCCAGGAGGGCGCGGGGCGAGCAGGCCCGAAGCCGCCCGGCCGCAAGATCTGCCCCCCCGCCCAGGGGATCCAGGAGCCCTTCTAGCCCGAGCAGATCGAAGGCCAGGGCGTTTACCGTGAAGTCGCGCCCCGCCAGGTCTTGGGCCAGGGTCACGGCCCGCAGGGGAACCAGGTCCACGGTGCCCCCACCCGCCAGGGCGACCCGCCAGGAGCCCTCGACCTCGTCCAGGGGAAAGGCCGTGCCTCCCAGGTCCCGCGCCACGGCTCGGGCAGCCCCTTCACCGCTTCCTGGAAGTGCCACGTCGAGATCCGGTCGCTGGCGGGCCGCCCCGGCGAAGACGT
It encodes the following:
- a CDS encoding HD domain-containing protein, whose protein sequence is MTREGRGPRTQEEALANRVEALPLLAPLREALVAAGVSRAWLVGGALRDVFAGAARQRPDLDVALPGSGEGAARAVARDLGGTAFPLDEVEGSWRVALAGGGTVDLVPLRAVTLAQDLAGRDFTVNALAFDLLGLEGLLDPLGGGADLAAGRLRACSPRALLDDPLRVLRAYRFAAALHLEFEEALPGLLAEAAPRLGSVSPERLRTELFAVLDLPGPGASLRAMARDGVLGALFPFLEGWKGFDQGSYHAYDLWEHSLRTAEAAGALARAPAPIGLPRPETLGRHLDEEWEAGITRRALLVFVALFHDVAKPETATTEPTEGGERRRFLGHEVRGGQRVKRLLAELRVGRRTAGAAQRLVAAHLRLFQLAAQEPPTPRARLRYLVDLGREVPEALLLSLADELATGPAPPCLAAVRRTAQEVLELFWERRDARPATPLLRGRDVVDKLGIAPGPQVGDLLRRVQEAERSGRVRTRRQALALARRLAGEG